The nucleotide sequence TCCTCGCCGAGAAAGCCGCCGGCAATGCGCGCCTTGCGCCCGCACCCGAGATCGAGCTCGAATTCCCCTTCCAGAATCAGAAAAGTCGCCTCGGCCGTGGCGCCGAAGGACTGCAAGGATTCGGCGGGGGCAAGAAGTCGCTCGGTCACGTGCGGCAAGAGGCGGGCCAGCCCCTGCCGCGAACAGTCGCGAAAGAGGGGGATGGATAAGAGGGTTTCCGCCGCATCCAGGGAACTCATGCATCCTCCCGAAAGCCCGGTTCGAGTCTTGCGTCGAGCAGATCACACTTTCACGCCCCCCCCCCCTTTTCTTCAAGAAAAAAAGAGGCGCCACCGCCATAACGCGAAGATTCCGTCAAAACCCCGGGGACAAAGATCCGCGAATCCAAAAAACTGACACCCCCTAAGAGGCGTTATCTGGGATAAAAGCCGCTTCAACGAGGAATTTCGGCCCCGCAAGAACGATTCGGGAAGGTCGGAATTACGAACAGTTACGCAGAGCAAATCCCGTGCCGTTCAAGGGCTTGGTCAATCTGTCGTGCGCGAGGAGAAGGGGGGGCCGGGGGGAAAAAGCCGCCTCGGGTAAATGACCCGCAGGCGGCTGTGGAGCAGCAAAAGGCGTGGTTTGGACGGGACCGGGAAACGCGAACGCCCCCCAGCGGAAAGATTTCAACCCATCCCCGACTTCCACATATAGGACTTGCATTGGGCGTCGAGGACCTGGTCGGGGGTAAAGCCGAGGGCTTCGAGTTGCGGCCAGGCACCTTTGAAATCCATCTGCTCCATGGCTTCGACGCAGAGGAGCATCTTCCCCAAGATTCCGTTACGCTGGAGCAGGGCCTCGGCGACTTCGTCGGAAAGGTTCAAATCCTTGACCACGGTCTCCATGGAAACGGCATAGATCCACTCCAGCAGGGAGAGAATCCCGGCCATGAAGGCCTGATCGGCGATCTCGGGAATTTTTCGGGTCTGGGGATGAATCCGGGCCAACTGCTCCATCATCCCGCCGCGCACCGCTGCCATGTCGACCATGGGGTTCTCCAACCCGCGCTCATCGGCAGAAGCGAAGAGCGCCAGTTGAACCCAACGCTTGAGCTGACGCCGACCGATCAGGTTCATGGCGTGGCGCACGCTGGTGATCTTCTTGCGCGTCCCCATGCCGACCGAGTTGACCAGCAAGAGCAGGGAATAGGTCATGCCGGGGCAATGCTTGAGGCAGTCTTCCAGTTCTTCGATTTCGGCGTCTTCCATGAGCAGATTGAGCATTTTCAGCAGAGCGGTCGCCGAGCCGTCAATCCGCTGTTTTTCCATGATCGAGGGTTTGGCGAAATAGTAGCCCTGGAACAGATCGAAGCCCATGTCGAAACATTGCTTGAACTCGTCGCGGGTTTCGACCTTTTCGGCGAGGAGCTTAAAGGGATAGGCGCGCAGCTGGCGCACCATCGGCGCCAGTTGCGCGACGGGGGTGAGAAAGAGATCGACCTTGACCAGATCGATGAGGGGATAGAGCGGAGTGAAGCGGGGCTCGAATTGATGATCGTCGAGAATCAGGTAAAACCCTTTTTCCTTGAGATAGCGGCAACGTTCCACCAGTTCGGGGGTGACGTGCAGGTCTTCCAGCAGTTCGATGCCGACCGCATCGCGGGGCAGGAGCTCAAGGGATTCGCTCATCAGCAGATCCTGCTCGACATTGATGAACCCGCGCTGGCCGCCAAGAATTTCCTGAACCCCGAAACCGCTCAGGGTATTGAGAATCACCCGTGCCGTCGCCCGGGAATGGTCGTCGATGCGGGCGGTCAAGGCGCCCGGCGAACGAAAGAGCAGCTCGTAGGCACAGACCTGCTCACGGCGATCGAGAATCGGCTGGCGCCCGATCAGGCATTTGTCGAAATCTTCCAAAGCACCCTCCCCTCCACCGGCGGCGGAGATTTAACAAATAAATGATAAACTTTACTAACAATAGCACCGATCATCGACTCAAGGCAACGACCAGAACTCCGGAAAGAGATCCTAAAAATGCAGAAGCGGGACCGCCCAGCTTCGGACGGCCCCGCCAACCAGTTGGAATTTTAATCTTTTATCAGGCTTTACCGGCGCTGCCGAGGACGACCTGGTTCTTGTGCTTGATCAGGGTGATCAGTTCCTTGCGGGCGGCGCCGAGGTACTTGCGGGGGTCGAACTCGCCGGGGTTCTTGGCGAGGAATTCGCGGACCTTGGCGGTGACGGCCAGGCGGCCGTCCGAGTCGATGTTGATCTTGCACACGGCGCTGGCGGCGGCCTTGCGCAGCTGCCCCTCGGGAACGCCGACGGCGCCGTCCATCTTGCCGCCGTACTGGTTGATCAGCTGGACATATTCCTGGACCACGCTCGACGCCCCGTGCAGAACGATGGGGAAACCGGGGATGCGCCGCTCGACTTCTTCAAGGATGTCAAAGCGCAAGGGGGGCACTTCCTCCCCGTCCTTGAGCTTGAACTTGTAGGCGCCGTGGCTGGTGCCGATGGAGATAGCGAGGGAATCGACGCCGGTCTTCTTGACGAAATCCTCCACTTCCTCGGGTTTGGTGTAGGTCGAATGATCGGCCTGAACTTCGTCCTCGATGCCGGCCAGCACCCCCAACTCCCCCTCGACGCTGACGTCGTACTTGTGGGCGTATTCAACCACCTGCCGGGTCAGGGCAACGTTCTCCTCGTAGGCGAGGTGGGAGCCGTCGATCATGACCGAGGAAAAACCCGAATCGACGCAGGATTTGCACAGCTCGAAGGAGTCGCCGTGGTCGAGATGCAGGCAAATGGGGATGTTCGAGCCGAGCTCGCGGGCCATCTGCACCGCGCCCAGGGCCATGTAGCGCAGCATCGTCTGGTTGGCGTAATCGCGGGCGCCTTTGCTGACCTGGACGATAACCGGCGAGGAGGTTTCCGCGCAGGCCAGGACGATCGCCTGTAACTGCTCAAGGTTGTTGAAGTTATAGGCCGGGATGGCGTAACCGCCTTTGACCGCTTTCTGAAACAGCTCCCGGGTGTTGACCAGGCCAAGCTCGCTGAAATGCACCGTATTGCCCATGACTATCGACCTCCTCGCGCCGTCGCGACCAGTAAGAATTTGAAGGGAACACGCCGGTGGCCGTCCGTATCGGGACGGCCACCGCAAAAGGCCAAACAGTGTTATTAATACCAGCCGACCCTGGACAAGTCCAGCCGAAATTGCCTTGACAAAGGCCCCGCTGTCGGATTAATCCCTAGAGACAAAGAAATCGTCCACCAAATTATGATGCTTTCGCAAAAAGCATCTCGTTGGATGGCTAAGCAAAAAGCGCCAAATGCAAGGCGCGCAATTGGCGAGCAATGAGGCGTACTTTCGTACGTCGAAGCCGCGAGCCGGTTGCAGCAACGCAGCAGTTGGTGAGTTTTTGCGACGCCAGCAAATTATGCATCGCCGTTTTTCCGGAGCCCGCCCGGACTCCGGCCCCATATTTCCCCAGAAGGGAGTTCCCATGCCGATGGAAAAACAGGAAGCCTATTTCAAGGATTGGAAAAGCCGCGAAGAGATCGCCGAAGCGATGGTCCCCCTGGTCGGCCGCCTCTACCGTAACCATGGAGTGATCACGACCGTTTACGGCCGCTCGCTGGTGCACGGGTCGACCATCGACATCCTCAAGGCGCACCGTTTCGCCCGGCAGATTCTCGATACCGAGCTTTGGGTACGGGACACCGCGCCCCTTCTCGAGGCGATGACCCGGCTCGATCTTGCCCCGGCACGCATCGACATCGGCAAGTTGACCGTTCGTTACCAGGCCCAGGCAGCGGGGACGGCTGTCGACGATTTCGTGCGCCGGGAACTGGCCACGGTCAACACCGGCAAAAAAGCCCTGCTCAGCGAGCCGCGGGACGTGGTCCTTTACGGATTCGGTCGCATCGGTCGCCTCTTGGCACGCATTCTCATCGAACAGACCGGTGGCGGCGACAAGCTGCGCCTGCGCGCCGCCGTGGTGCGCAAGGGCGGTCCCGACGATCTCATCAAGCGCGCCAGCCTGCTGCGCCGCGATTCGGTGCATGGCTACTTCCACGGCACCATCCGCATCGACGAGGCAGAAAACGCCATCATCGCCAACGGCAACATGATCCGCATCATCTACGCCGACACCCCGGAGAGCATCGACTATACCCAGTACGGCATCCACAATGCCCTGCTGGTGGACAACACCGGCAAGTGGCGGGACCGCGCCGGCCTGAGCCGCCATCTGCAAGCCCCGGGCGTCGACAAGGTCATTCTCACCGCTCCCGGCAAGGGGGATCTGCCCAATGTCGTCTACGGCATCAACAACGAGCTGCTCACCGCCGAGGAGCGGATCTACACGGCGGCCAGCTGCACCACCAACGCCATCGTCCCGGCCCTCAAGGCGGTGCACGATCAGTACGGCATCGT is from Desulfuromonas acetexigens and encodes:
- a CDS encoding class II fructose-bisphosphate aldolase, translated to MGNTVHFSELGLVNTRELFQKAVKGGYAIPAYNFNNLEQLQAIVLACAETSSPVIVQVSKGARDYANQTMLRYMALGAVQMARELGSNIPICLHLDHGDSFELCKSCVDSGFSSVMIDGSHLAYEENVALTRQVVEYAHKYDVSVEGELGVLAGIEDEVQADHSTYTKPEEVEDFVKKTGVDSLAISIGTSHGAYKFKLKDGEEVPPLRFDILEEVERRIPGFPIVLHGASSVVQEYVQLINQYGGKMDGAVGVPEGQLRKAAASAVCKINIDSDGRLAVTAKVREFLAKNPGEFDPRKYLGAARKELITLIKHKNQVVLGSAGKA
- a CDS encoding glyceraldehyde-3-phosphate dehydrogenase, which encodes MPMEKQEAYFKDWKSREEIAEAMVPLVGRLYRNHGVITTVYGRSLVHGSTIDILKAHRFARQILDTELWVRDTAPLLEAMTRLDLAPARIDIGKLTVRYQAQAAGTAVDDFVRRELATVNTGKKALLSEPRDVVLYGFGRIGRLLARILIEQTGGGDKLRLRAAVVRKGGPDDLIKRASLLRRDSVHGYFHGTIRIDEAENAIIANGNMIRIIYADTPESIDYTQYGIHNALLVDNTGKWRDRAGLSRHLQAPGVDKVILTAPGKGDLPNVVYGINNELLTAEERIYTAASCTTNAIVPALKAVHDQYGIVHGHVETCHSYTNDQNLIDNYHESSRRGRSAPLNMVITETGAAKAVAKALPELAGKLTGNAIRVPTPNVSLAILNLTLEKATTVAELNKYLRDVSLDSPLQNQIDYTNSPEVVSSDFVGSRYAGVVDSLATIVDGNRVVLYVWYDNEFGYSCQVVRLLDKVAGLELPTLPN
- a CDS encoding EAL and HDOD domain-containing protein, with the translated sequence MEDFDKCLIGRQPILDRREQVCAYELLFRSPGALTARIDDHSRATARVILNTLSGFGVQEILGGQRGFINVEQDLLMSESLELLPRDAVGIELLEDLHVTPELVERCRYLKEKGFYLILDDHQFEPRFTPLYPLIDLVKVDLFLTPVAQLAPMVRQLRAYPFKLLAEKVETRDEFKQCFDMGFDLFQGYYFAKPSIMEKQRIDGSATALLKMLNLLMEDAEIEELEDCLKHCPGMTYSLLLLVNSVGMGTRKKITSVRHAMNLIGRRQLKRWVQLALFASADERGLENPMVDMAAVRGGMMEQLARIHPQTRKIPEIADQAFMAGILSLLEWIYAVSMETVVKDLNLSDEVAEALLQRNGILGKMLLCVEAMEQMDFKGAWPQLEALGFTPDQVLDAQCKSYMWKSGMG